One part of the Pelodiscus sinensis isolate JC-2024 chromosome 16, ASM4963464v1, whole genome shotgun sequence genome encodes these proteins:
- the SREBF1 gene encoding sterol regulatory element-binding protein 1 isoform X1, with translation MTSLSFEDTSLDSLDPSLTLQESSEIDTALLSDIDDMLQLINTQDNEFPGLFDAPFGAPATPMPEASLPGGLPSTPGPLDGYLGPSQAPPATPVSMFQAPPPLQSFSPQPQPSRKVSPPGVKEEPMGLSAGQPRAPPQPPQGVMAVQSFAPASHGQFTPQSLAGYQSQHGFTAIQPGGAAPSPPSLPHSPPQIQPVTLQGQVQNISAQQLLATAAMGTTHTVSSQIQQVPVLLQPHFIKAESLFLTAVSGAKTSTHTSLATTAAVQSAPLQVPALVSGGTILATVPLMVDTDKLPINRLAASGKPAVVQNKGEKRTAHNAIEKRYRSSINDRIMELKDLVVGSEAKLNKSAILRKTIDYIRFLRQSNQKLKQENLTLRMAAQSNKSLKDLVATCSGKPDVPMEETKPEMMDMLTPPPSDVGSPSHSSPFSLSCGSSNSSDSEPESPLFEETKGKKEQQLLSPGSLGMLDRSRMALCAFVFLCLSFNPLASLLRGASPEGAPESRGSPSLGRNIMGQPDAGDEASSWPTLIFWGLNVLVVLGAFVRLFIYGEPVTRPYSESSVLFWRHRKQADLDLARGDFAQASQHLWTALKALGRPLPTSNFDLTCSLMWNLIRHLLQRLWVGRWLAGRAGGFRRDRELKADVRKSARDAALVYHKLHQLHMTGKHVGGHLSGINMALSAVNLAECAGDTVSVATLAEIYVAAALRVKTSLHRCVHFLARPFLCSARQVSLSHSGTVPPAMQWLCHPVGHRFFVDGDWSVKGTPRDSIYSSTGNPVDPLAQVTQLFREHLLEKALCSVAMPEPSPPATHTEGEFSDALEYLQLLNGCSDAADAPNCTLSISSDMAAGTGSDPVARWWASIVAVAIHWLQGDDEAAERLYPLVETMPRALQVSERPLPRAALHSFKAVRALLGKQDSSQASLGQCEKASGSLRDSLGLSSPATSTLDKAVQLLLCDLLLVTRTNLWQQQMNVSQQLSCVYQASALELRGFQQDLSSLRRLAQTFRPAMRRVFLHEATARLMARASPTRTHQLLDRSLRRRGAQANKAAGEPESHPTPREHAEALLLACCYLPPSFLSAPGQRVGMLSEAARTLEKLGDKRTLHDCQQMIIKLGSGTTVTTG, from the exons ATGACCAGCCTCTCCTTTGAGGACACGTCCCTGGACAGCCTGGACCCTTCCTTGACTCTGCAGGAATCCAGCGAaatagacacagccctgctgagcGACATCGATG ACATGCTCCAGCTCATTAACACGCAGGACAATGAGTTCCCAGGCCTGTTTGACGCTCCGTTCGGCGCACCCGCCACCCCGATGCCcgaggccagcctgcccggggggCTGCCGTCCACTCCCGGCCCCCTCGACGGCTACCTGGGGCCCAGCCAGGCGCCTCCCGCCACTCCCGTGAGCATGTTCCAGGCACCTCCGCCGCTGCAGAGCTTCTCACCGCAACCGCAGCCAAGCCGGAAGGTGTCTCCGCCGGGCGTCAAGGAGGAGCCCATGGGACTGTCTGccggccagccccgggctccGCCCCAGCCGCCGCAGGGGGTGATGGCAGTCCAGAGCTTCGCCCCGGCGTCCCACGGCCAGTTCACCCCACAGTCCTTGGCAGGCTACCAGAGTCAGCACGGCTTCACTG CAATACAGCCCGGAGGGGCTGCCCCATCCCCGCCCAgcctccctcactcccctccGCAGATCCAGCCCGTCACCCTGCAGGGTCAAGTCCAGAACATCTcagcccagcagctgctggctacaGCCGCCATGGGCACCACCCACACCGtctcctcccagatccagcaAGTCCCG gtcctgctgcagccccacttcATCAAGGCCGAGTCCCTGTTCCTGACGGCTGTCTCCGGGGCAAAGACCTCCACCCACACGTCGCTGGCCACCACGGCGGCCGTCCAGTCTGCACCGCTGCAGGTCCCG gccctggtgagcggcggcaccatcctggccaccgtgCCGCTGATGGTGGATACCGACAAGCTGCCCATTAACCGGCTGGCGGCCAGCGGGAAGCCGGCCGTGGTGCAGAACAAGGGCGAGAAGCGGACGGCGCACAACGCCATCGAGAAGCGCTACCGCTCCTCCATCAACGACAGGATCATGGAGCTCAAGGACCTGGTGGTGGGCTCGGAGGCCAAG CTGAACAAGTCGGCCATTCTGCGGAAGACGATCGACTACATCCGCTTCCTGCGGCAGAGCAACCAGAAGCTGAAGCAGGAGAACCTGACCCTCAGGATGGCCGCTCAGAGCAACA AGTCCCTGAAGGACCTGGTGGCCACATGCAGCGGGAAGCCGGACGTGCCCATGGAGGAGACGAAGCCGGAGATGATGGACATGCTGACGCCCCCGCCCTCGGACgtgggctccccctcccacagcagcccCTTCTCGCTGAGCTgcggcagcagcaacagcagcgacTCGGAGCCCGAGAGCCCACTGTTCGAGGAGACCAAG GGGaaaaaggagcagcagctgctgtccccTGGCAGCCTGGGCATGCTGGATCGCTCGCGCATGGCGCTCTGCGCCTTCGTCTTCCTCTGCCTCTCCTTCaaccccctggcctccctgctgaGAGGCGCCAGCCCCGAGGgcgccccagagagcaggggctCCCCCAGCCTCGGCAGGAACATAATGGGCCAGCCGGATGCCGGAG ACGAGGCCTCGAGCTGGCCCACTCTGATCTTCTGGGGGCTCAATGTGCTCGTCGTGCTGGGAGCCTTCGTCCGGCTCTTCATCTACGGCGAGCCGGTCACCCGCCCCTACTCGGAGTCGTCCGTCCTCTTCTGGAGGCACCGCAAGCAGGCGGACCTGGACCTGGCGCGG GGGGACTTCGCCCAGGCCTCCCAGCACCTGTGGACGGCCCTGAAGGCCCTGGGCCGCCCGCTCCCCACCTCCAACTTCGACCTGACCTGCAGCCTCATGTGGAACCTGATCCGCCACCTGCTGCAACGCCTGTGGGTGGGGCGCTGGCTGGCTGGGCGAGCCGGAGGCTTCCGGCGAGACCGCGAGCTGAAGGCTGACGTGCGCAAGAGCGCCCGTGACGCTGCCCTGGTCTACCACaagctgcaccagctgcacatgACCG GGAAGCACGTTGGGGGCCACCTCTCTGGCATCAACATGGCGCTGAGCGCTGTCAACCTGGCCGAGTGCGCGGGTGACACTGTCTCCGTGGCGACGCTTGCCGAGATCTACGTGGCCGCGGCGCTTCGCGTGAAGACCAGCCTTCACCGGTGCGTCCACTTCCTGGCG CGTCCCTtcctgtgcagcgcccggcaggTGTCCCTGTCGCACAGCGGCACCGTGCCCCCGGCCATGCAGTGGCTCTGCCACCCTGTGGGCCACCGCTTCTTCGTCGATGGAGACTGGTCTGTGAAGGGCACCCCGAGGGACAGCATCTACAGCTCCACCGGCAACCCAG TGGACCCCCTGGCTCAGGTGACCCAGCTGTTCCGTGAGCACCTGCTGGAGAAGGCTCTGTGCTCCGTGGCCATGCCAGAGCCCAGCCCACCGGCCACCCACACAGAAGG GGAGTTCTCCGATGCCCTGGAGTACTTGCAGCTGCTCAACGGATGCTCAGACGCGGCCGACGCCCCCAACTGCACCCTCTCCATCAGCTCCGACATGGCGGCCGGCACAG GCAGCGACCCTGTGGCCAGGTGGTGGGCGTCCATCGTTGCCGTGGCGAttcactggctgcagggggacgACGAGGCGGCTGAGCGGCTGTACCCGCTGGTGGAGACCatgcccagagccctgcaggtgTCGGA GAGGCCCCTGCCCAGGGCGGCGCTGCACTCCTTCAAGGCCGTGCGAGCCCTGCTGGGAAAGCAGGACAGCAGCCAGGCCAGCCTGGGCCAGTGCGAGAAAGCCAGCGGCTCCCTGCGGGACAGTCTGGGTCTCAGCTCGCCCGCCACCAGCACCCTGGACAAG gcagTTCAGCTGCTCCTGTGCGACCTGCTCCTGGTGACCCGCACCAACCTGTGGCAGCAGCAGATGAACGTGAGCCAGCAGCTGAGCTGCGTCTACCAGGCCTCGGCCCTCGAGCTACGGGGCTTCCAGCAGGACCTCAGCAGCCTGCGGCGCCTGGCCCAGACCTTCCGGCCAGCCATGCGCCGG GTGTTCCTGCATGAAGCCACCGCCAGGCTGatggccagagccagccccaccAGGACCCACCAGCTGCTGGACCGCAGCCTGCGCAGGAGAGGGGCTCAAGCCAACAAAGCAG CCGGCGAGCCGGAGAGCCACCCCACGCCGCGGGAACATGCcgaggccctgctgctggcttgctgctacctcccgcccagcttcctcTCCGCGCCCGGCCAGCGCGTAGGCATGTTGTCCGAGGCCGCCCGCACCCTGGAGAAGCTGGGCGACAAACGGACGCTTCACGACTGCCAGCAGATGATCATCAAACTGGGCAGCGGCACCACGGTCACCACTGGATAG
- the SREBF1 gene encoding sterol regulatory element-binding protein 1 isoform X2, whose protein sequence is MECTFEDMLQLINTQDNEFPGLFDAPFGAPATPMPEASLPGGLPSTPGPLDGYLGPSQAPPATPVSMFQAPPPLQSFSPQPQPSRKVSPPGVKEEPMGLSAGQPRAPPQPPQGVMAVQSFAPASHGQFTPQSLAGYQSQHGFTAIQPGGAAPSPPSLPHSPPQIQPVTLQGQVQNISAQQLLATAAMGTTHTVSSQIQQVPVLLQPHFIKAESLFLTAVSGAKTSTHTSLATTAAVQSAPLQVPALVSGGTILATVPLMVDTDKLPINRLAASGKPAVVQNKGEKRTAHNAIEKRYRSSINDRIMELKDLVVGSEAKLNKSAILRKTIDYIRFLRQSNQKLKQENLTLRMAAQSNKSLKDLVATCSGKPDVPMEETKPEMMDMLTPPPSDVGSPSHSSPFSLSCGSSNSSDSEPESPLFEETKGKKEQQLLSPGSLGMLDRSRMALCAFVFLCLSFNPLASLLRGASPEGAPESRGSPSLGRNIMGQPDAGDEASSWPTLIFWGLNVLVVLGAFVRLFIYGEPVTRPYSESSVLFWRHRKQADLDLARGDFAQASQHLWTALKALGRPLPTSNFDLTCSLMWNLIRHLLQRLWVGRWLAGRAGGFRRDRELKADVRKSARDAALVYHKLHQLHMTGKHVGGHLSGINMALSAVNLAECAGDTVSVATLAEIYVAAALRVKTSLHRCVHFLARPFLCSARQVSLSHSGTVPPAMQWLCHPVGHRFFVDGDWSVKGTPRDSIYSSTGNPVDPLAQVTQLFREHLLEKALCSVAMPEPSPPATHTEGEFSDALEYLQLLNGCSDAADAPNCTLSISSDMAAGTGSDPVARWWASIVAVAIHWLQGDDEAAERLYPLVETMPRALQVSERPLPRAALHSFKAVRALLGKQDSSQASLGQCEKASGSLRDSLGLSSPATSTLDKAVQLLLCDLLLVTRTNLWQQQMNVSQQLSCVYQASALELRGFQQDLSSLRRLAQTFRPAMRRVFLHEATARLMARASPTRTHQLLDRSLRRRGAQANKAAGEPESHPTPREHAEALLLACCYLPPSFLSAPGQRVGMLSEAARTLEKLGDKRTLHDCQQMIIKLGSGTTVTTG, encoded by the exons ATGGAGTGCACTTTCGAAG ACATGCTCCAGCTCATTAACACGCAGGACAATGAGTTCCCAGGCCTGTTTGACGCTCCGTTCGGCGCACCCGCCACCCCGATGCCcgaggccagcctgcccggggggCTGCCGTCCACTCCCGGCCCCCTCGACGGCTACCTGGGGCCCAGCCAGGCGCCTCCCGCCACTCCCGTGAGCATGTTCCAGGCACCTCCGCCGCTGCAGAGCTTCTCACCGCAACCGCAGCCAAGCCGGAAGGTGTCTCCGCCGGGCGTCAAGGAGGAGCCCATGGGACTGTCTGccggccagccccgggctccGCCCCAGCCGCCGCAGGGGGTGATGGCAGTCCAGAGCTTCGCCCCGGCGTCCCACGGCCAGTTCACCCCACAGTCCTTGGCAGGCTACCAGAGTCAGCACGGCTTCACTG CAATACAGCCCGGAGGGGCTGCCCCATCCCCGCCCAgcctccctcactcccctccGCAGATCCAGCCCGTCACCCTGCAGGGTCAAGTCCAGAACATCTcagcccagcagctgctggctacaGCCGCCATGGGCACCACCCACACCGtctcctcccagatccagcaAGTCCCG gtcctgctgcagccccacttcATCAAGGCCGAGTCCCTGTTCCTGACGGCTGTCTCCGGGGCAAAGACCTCCACCCACACGTCGCTGGCCACCACGGCGGCCGTCCAGTCTGCACCGCTGCAGGTCCCG gccctggtgagcggcggcaccatcctggccaccgtgCCGCTGATGGTGGATACCGACAAGCTGCCCATTAACCGGCTGGCGGCCAGCGGGAAGCCGGCCGTGGTGCAGAACAAGGGCGAGAAGCGGACGGCGCACAACGCCATCGAGAAGCGCTACCGCTCCTCCATCAACGACAGGATCATGGAGCTCAAGGACCTGGTGGTGGGCTCGGAGGCCAAG CTGAACAAGTCGGCCATTCTGCGGAAGACGATCGACTACATCCGCTTCCTGCGGCAGAGCAACCAGAAGCTGAAGCAGGAGAACCTGACCCTCAGGATGGCCGCTCAGAGCAACA AGTCCCTGAAGGACCTGGTGGCCACATGCAGCGGGAAGCCGGACGTGCCCATGGAGGAGACGAAGCCGGAGATGATGGACATGCTGACGCCCCCGCCCTCGGACgtgggctccccctcccacagcagcccCTTCTCGCTGAGCTgcggcagcagcaacagcagcgacTCGGAGCCCGAGAGCCCACTGTTCGAGGAGACCAAG GGGaaaaaggagcagcagctgctgtccccTGGCAGCCTGGGCATGCTGGATCGCTCGCGCATGGCGCTCTGCGCCTTCGTCTTCCTCTGCCTCTCCTTCaaccccctggcctccctgctgaGAGGCGCCAGCCCCGAGGgcgccccagagagcaggggctCCCCCAGCCTCGGCAGGAACATAATGGGCCAGCCGGATGCCGGAG ACGAGGCCTCGAGCTGGCCCACTCTGATCTTCTGGGGGCTCAATGTGCTCGTCGTGCTGGGAGCCTTCGTCCGGCTCTTCATCTACGGCGAGCCGGTCACCCGCCCCTACTCGGAGTCGTCCGTCCTCTTCTGGAGGCACCGCAAGCAGGCGGACCTGGACCTGGCGCGG GGGGACTTCGCCCAGGCCTCCCAGCACCTGTGGACGGCCCTGAAGGCCCTGGGCCGCCCGCTCCCCACCTCCAACTTCGACCTGACCTGCAGCCTCATGTGGAACCTGATCCGCCACCTGCTGCAACGCCTGTGGGTGGGGCGCTGGCTGGCTGGGCGAGCCGGAGGCTTCCGGCGAGACCGCGAGCTGAAGGCTGACGTGCGCAAGAGCGCCCGTGACGCTGCCCTGGTCTACCACaagctgcaccagctgcacatgACCG GGAAGCACGTTGGGGGCCACCTCTCTGGCATCAACATGGCGCTGAGCGCTGTCAACCTGGCCGAGTGCGCGGGTGACACTGTCTCCGTGGCGACGCTTGCCGAGATCTACGTGGCCGCGGCGCTTCGCGTGAAGACCAGCCTTCACCGGTGCGTCCACTTCCTGGCG CGTCCCTtcctgtgcagcgcccggcaggTGTCCCTGTCGCACAGCGGCACCGTGCCCCCGGCCATGCAGTGGCTCTGCCACCCTGTGGGCCACCGCTTCTTCGTCGATGGAGACTGGTCTGTGAAGGGCACCCCGAGGGACAGCATCTACAGCTCCACCGGCAACCCAG TGGACCCCCTGGCTCAGGTGACCCAGCTGTTCCGTGAGCACCTGCTGGAGAAGGCTCTGTGCTCCGTGGCCATGCCAGAGCCCAGCCCACCGGCCACCCACACAGAAGG GGAGTTCTCCGATGCCCTGGAGTACTTGCAGCTGCTCAACGGATGCTCAGACGCGGCCGACGCCCCCAACTGCACCCTCTCCATCAGCTCCGACATGGCGGCCGGCACAG GCAGCGACCCTGTGGCCAGGTGGTGGGCGTCCATCGTTGCCGTGGCGAttcactggctgcagggggacgACGAGGCGGCTGAGCGGCTGTACCCGCTGGTGGAGACCatgcccagagccctgcaggtgTCGGA GAGGCCCCTGCCCAGGGCGGCGCTGCACTCCTTCAAGGCCGTGCGAGCCCTGCTGGGAAAGCAGGACAGCAGCCAGGCCAGCCTGGGCCAGTGCGAGAAAGCCAGCGGCTCCCTGCGGGACAGTCTGGGTCTCAGCTCGCCCGCCACCAGCACCCTGGACAAG gcagTTCAGCTGCTCCTGTGCGACCTGCTCCTGGTGACCCGCACCAACCTGTGGCAGCAGCAGATGAACGTGAGCCAGCAGCTGAGCTGCGTCTACCAGGCCTCGGCCCTCGAGCTACGGGGCTTCCAGCAGGACCTCAGCAGCCTGCGGCGCCTGGCCCAGACCTTCCGGCCAGCCATGCGCCGG GTGTTCCTGCATGAAGCCACCGCCAGGCTGatggccagagccagccccaccAGGACCCACCAGCTGCTGGACCGCAGCCTGCGCAGGAGAGGGGCTCAAGCCAACAAAGCAG CCGGCGAGCCGGAGAGCCACCCCACGCCGCGGGAACATGCcgaggccctgctgctggcttgctgctacctcccgcccagcttcctcTCCGCGCCCGGCCAGCGCGTAGGCATGTTGTCCGAGGCCGCCCGCACCCTGGAGAAGCTGGGCGACAAACGGACGCTTCACGACTGCCAGCAGATGATCATCAAACTGGGCAGCGGCACCACGGTCACCACTGGATAG